The nucleotide sequence CGTGGATATGGCACAGGCGCCCTCGCCTGTGAATAGGCGCCGCCGACGCGGCGCCCACACACCCGATGGCGGGTGTGCCACCTGGGCTTGCTCACACCAACGCTCCGGGTTCACACCCGTAGCGGCCGGGGCGCTGGCAATCAAGGGCGCGCATGGGGTATACTTGCGATAGCAGGTGATCAATACCGGCTGGATGAAAGAGCGTGGGGGAATACCGCGCTTGTCCCATCGCACCGTTGACCAGGCAGCTGGCAACCAGGAGAGAGCAAATGGCCGACGTACCGCTGTGCGAGCATCGCCGCGTCGAGCTGGGGCGGCTCTACTGCGACGCCGCCACCAGACGAGGGGAGCGCGCCACGAGCGAGACCTTCAACCGCACGTGCCAGGAATGCCGGGTGGCGACCATCCGCGCCGCCCATCCGTGCGTTCATCTCGACATCGGCATTGAGTTGACCGAGCATCGCGATCGCTCGACCCTCGATGCCTATCATCTCGCCTGCCGCGTGACGAAGATTGACGTCGAGACCGCGGAGGGCTGTACGCCGGAATGCCCTCACTTCGAGGCGATGGAGGAGGAGCGGCGCCTCTCGTACGACGCCGCGGCCAACATGCGGGAGATAGCGGCGGAGACGGATGCTGCGCGCCGCGCCGGCCGCCGGCTGGACCTGTGACCGCGGCGAGGTCCGCAGTTTGCGGCGGGTCCGTTGTCGCCCCGCGTCAGGCCCGAGCGCCTACTCGCTTCCTACGGCCAGGCGCTCGTAGCGCCGCATCTGCTCGGCGTAGCGCCTGAGGATGGTTTCCGGGCTGCCCGCGTCATTCCAGATTTCCGCGGACACGTACCCGTCGAAATGCAGTCGCGCCAGCGCCCGCACATACTCGGCGATGGGCAGCCATCCGTCGCCGGGGACGAGCGCCTTGCCGTCATCGGCGCTGTCATGGAAGTGCACGTGCGCAATCTTGCGGTCCAGCCAGCGCAGCGTCTCCGCCAGGTCCTCGCCGGCGCGGTAGGGGTGCATGACGTCCCAGTTGGCCCTGATGTGGTCGTGGTCGGCCGCTCGCAGCACGCGCCCGACGCTGCTGCCGCGGCTGAAGTCATCGTGGGTCTCCAGGCACATGATGACGCCGCACTGGGCGGCGAAGTCGGCCGCCGCCAGCAGGTCCTGCGCGACGATCGCGATGGCGCTCTCGAGGTTGAGCCCCTCCGGCCGCGCGCCGCCGAATACGCGCAGGCGTGTCGCCCCGACGTCGCGCGCCAGCTCCAGGTGGCGCCGCAGCGACTCCACGTTGTCCGTGCGCTGCGCCCGGTCGGTGGCGGCGAAGCGGCACGACGTCGCCACGCAGCTCACCGCCAGCCCCGCGTCGCGCACCATCTGCCCCGCCCGGCGGCGCTCCTCCGGCGACGCGCTCAGCTCGATGCCGTGGGCATGATCCGCCGTCACC is from Armatimonadota bacterium and encodes:
- a CDS encoding sugar phosphate isomerase/epimerase family protein, with the translated sequence MKLSFMTFACPQWTLAQIIRGAKDHACDGFEPRVTADHAHGIELSASPEERRRAGQMVRDAGLAVSCVATSCRFAATDRAQRTDNVESLRRHLELARDVGATRLRVFGGARPEGLNLESAIAIVAQDLLAAADFAAQCGVIMCLETHDDFSRGSSVGRVLRAADHDHIRANWDVMHPYRAGEDLAETLRWLDRKIAHVHFHDSADDGKALVPGDGWLPIAEYVRALARLHFDGYVSAEIWNDAGSPETILRRYAEQMRRYERLAVGSE